The Thermodesulfobacteriota bacterium genome includes the window CACTCAAGAGGTTTGGTCTTGAGACTTGGTTTAATATTGGAGACCAAGATATAGCGACACACATATATAGAACTCATCTAAAAAGCAAAGGCTTTACCGCAACTCAAATTGCATCTAAAATAGCCCGGGCATACGGAGTGCCTGATAATATAAATGTACTGCCAATGACCGATCAAGAGGTTGAAACATGGATTCATACTGACGAAGGAGAGATGCATTTTCAGGAATATCTGGTAAAGAGGCGGATGCGACCCGAAGTTTGCAAGGTTAGTGTCAGGAATATTGATAATGCGGAAGCAGCTCCTGGGGTGCTTGAGTCAATTAGAGATTGCAGGGCTGTAATAATTTGTCCAAGTAATCCTATAATTAGTATAGGACCTATATTGCAGGTTAAAGCAATCAGGGAGGCTCTTAAGAGGACTCAAGCTAAAATAGTCGCTATAAGTCCATTAGTGGGTGGGGCGCCTCTAAAGGGACCGGCAGACAGGCTTATGAGAGGGCTTGGACTAGATGTGACATCAGTTCAGATAGCAAGACTATATT containing:
- the cofD gene encoding 2-phospho-L-lactate transferase, with amino-acid sequence MITALGGGVGAAKFLEGLCCKIQSEHINIIVNTGDDIKLGGLSISPDVDTIIYRLSGVVDRKKGWGIQGDTFNFLNSLKRFGLETWFNIGDQDIATHIYRTHLKSKGFTATQIASKIARAYGVPDNINVLPMTDQEVETWIHTDEGEMHFQEYLVKRRMRPEVCKVSVRNIDNAEAAPGVLESIRDCRAVIICPSNPIISIGPILQVKAIREALKRTQAKIVAISPLVGGAPLKGPADRLMRGLGLDVTSVQIARLYSDFLDTMVIDIKDEHENKDIEDLGLSTLVTDTVMTNKEKSSKLASSILELL